Within Bacillus sp. Marseille-Q1617, the genomic segment TCTGCCGCAGGACTTTGAACAGCGTCGCGAAGAAAACTATAGAGCACTGAAAAAACCTATTAATCCCGATGATTTTATCACCAATTTAAAGGAAGAAATGAAAAAGGTATTAAATAAATTGGATCAAGGAATTCCTAAAAATAATAAGGTTCGTATTTTAACAAAAGGGAACGGTAATGGACGAATATCTATATCTCCTTTTGATCCGGTTCCTGAGCCGGTCAATCTATCACGCCTAAAAGCTGAAATTATGAAACGATGGCCAATGACGAGTTTACTAGATATCCTCAAGGAAGCTGATTTGCGTGTAAACTTTACGGACCTTTTTAAAACAGCTGCATCCAGAGAGGTCATTAGTAAAGATTTGCTACAGAAGAGGCTTATCTTATGTTTATACGGTTTGGGAACAAATGCAGGGCTAAAGCGAGTTTCAAATGGGGAACATGGCGAAAAGTATAAAGATTTATTATACATACGGCGAAAATACATTGATAAAGACAATCTACGTAACGTTATTGCTGAGATTGTAAATGCCATTTTGCGAAATAAAATGACAGATATATGGGGAGAAGGAACAACTTCCTGTGCTTCCGATTCCAAGAAATTTGGTGCGTGGGACCAAAATCTAATGACTGAATGGCATATTCGGTATCGGGGCAGAGGTGTAATGATTTACTGGCATGTAGCTAAACATTCAACCTGTATCTATTCTCAATTGAAATCATGTTCTTCTTCTGAGGTAGCGTCTATGATTGAAGGGGTTTTGAAACATTGTACAAGCATGGAGGTTGAAAAGAATTATGTAGACAGTCACGGTCAAAGCGAAGTAGCTTTTGCCTTTTGCCATCTCTTAGGTTTTAAGCTTATGCCACGATTAAAAGCTATTAATTCTCAAAAGTTGTATCGGCCAGATAGTGGCATGAGTGATGCTTTCCCTAATCTGCAACCGATTCTTACAAGACCTATTAACTGGGAATTGATTCGGCAGCAATATGATCAGATGATTAAGTATGCTACTGCCCTGCGTCTTGGAACTGCCGAAACAGAGGCTATCTTAAAACGTTTTACAAGAAGTAACCTAAAACATCCGACTTATCAGGCTCTATCTGAGCTGGGAAAAGTCATTAAAACCATATTTTTATGTGATTATTTAGGATCTGAAGACATTCGAAGAGAAATAAATGAAGGGCTCAATGTGGTAGAGAACTGGAATTCCGCCAATGGCTTTATTTTTTACGGAAAAGGTGGAGAAATTTCAACAAATAGACTAGAGGATCAGGAGATTGCAGTTCTTTCTCTGCACCTTTTACAAAACTGTCTCGTGTATATTAACACACTCATGATTCAATCCGTTTTATCAGAAAAGGAGTGGCAAGATATGATGACACCTGAAGACTTGAGAGCGTTAAGTCCACTTATATATAGTCATGTAAATCCTTATGGTATCTTTAAATTGGATATGATGGAGAGAATTCCAATCGAAGAAAGGGAATCAGAAATAGAAAACACTTTGCATATTTAACATTGTTCCTTATTGCGGGTAGTGACAGCTTCGCTGGTACTACCCCGACTATGGTCTTTGGATATTCAGAGCTGTCAATTAATAAGTAAATAACGCTTTGACTGAAACTGATAATGAATCATATTTTTTGCTAACTAATCATAATGAGGTTGGAATTGAAGTAAAGCGCTCAAATTTGAGCGCTTTTTGTATTTGTACATAGTTAGTTTTATAAAAAGGTTCTTTCGTGACTTACTCTAAAACCGATTCAGTGAGTTCATCTGTTGACACATGACACCGTGTCATCTATAGTAGGTAAGGTCTAGATCATGACACGGTGTCACATCGAAAGGGTGAAAGTCAGCATGCCAAAGCCGACGTTCTTCAATTTAAATGAAGAGAAAAGGCAGATATTAATAGAAGCTGCCAAAAAAGAATTTTCTCGTGTCTCCCTTTATGAAGCCTCGATTTCAAATATATTGAAAACTGCCGGAATTCCAAGAGGAAGTTTTTATCAATATTTTGAAGATAAAGAGGATGCATTTTTTTATTTACTGAATGAACATACTCAGGAAAGACATGAAAAATTCTTATATAACTTAAAGAAGTTCCAGGGAGATATATTTGAGGCGGTTACAGAAATTTTTTACCACACCTTAAAACGTTCCCATTCAGAAGGTCAGAACAATTTCATTAAAAATGTCCTCCTTAATATGAACTATAAAATTGAAAAAGCATTCACAAAATTTCTCAGTAAAGAAGAATTAAGCCAAAGATATGATGAAGTATTTCATTTAGTGGATTGGGAAAGCTTGAACGTCTCTAATGAACATGACCTTTATCATATTTTGCAAATATTATCAGCCGTTACATTTCATAATCTTGTACACAGCATTTCAAACGAATTGAGTAT encodes:
- a CDS encoding Tn3 family transposase, whose translation is MKRNWELDELIDHFILMPDEQEQIQLKRGNTKLGFAVMFKFFQYEARFPHTKSEIPKTVIEYIAKQLKISPDVFSEYDWTGRTITYHRSEIRTYFGFRETTLQDVDLLTEWLCKHVLFHSHEFNYVEDKLYLQYRELKIVPPTPDRVERLIRSATYSYEDQFFTSIYQRLSNQTCEGLDRLIYLLEKVEDTSEAKESLSFHELKSDPGRIGLETVFKELQKLQTIKKLQLPYDLFNDISPKILKKYRKRTATEDIRELRRHPPQIRYTLLSSFFWLRRAEITDGLIELLIQIIHRINVRAERKVDKELIHNLRKVNGKNNLLFQMAEQALDNPDGIIRDVLYPVISEETLKDLVKEFKHTGPAYKQKVYTIIRSSYSSHYRRMVPRILDMLEFCSNNETHHPIIEALELIKKYINSNAHFFPKSDQVPLDGVIRPSWRYLVVEQETSGEERINRINYEISTLQVLRDRLRCKEIWVPGSERYRNPDEDLPQDFEQRREENYRALKKPINPDDFITNLKEEMKKVLNKLDQGIPKNNKVRILTKGNGNGRISISPFDPVPEPVNLSRLKAEIMKRWPMTSLLDILKEADLRVNFTDLFKTAASREVISKDLLQKRLILCLYGLGTNAGLKRVSNGEHGEKYKDLLYIRRKYIDKDNLRNVIAEIVNAILRNKMTDIWGEGTTSCASDSKKFGAWDQNLMTEWHIRYRGRGVMIYWHVAKHSTCIYSQLKSCSSSEVASMIEGVLKHCTSMEVEKNYVDSHGQSEVAFAFCHLLGFKLMPRLKAINSQKLYRPDSGMSDAFPNLQPILTRPINWELIRQQYDQMIKYATALRLGTAETEAILKRFTRSNLKHPTYQALSELGKVIKTIFLCDYLGSEDIRREINEGLNVVENWNSANGFIFYGKGGEISTNRLEDQEIAVLSLHLLQNCLVYINTLMIQSVLSEKEWQDMMTPEDLRALSPLIYSHVNPYGIFKLDMMERIPIEERESEIENTLHI
- a CDS encoding TetR/AcrR family transcriptional regulator, which encodes MPKPTFFNLNEEKRQILIEAAKKEFSRVSLYEASISNILKTAGIPRGSFYQYFEDKEDAFFYLLNEHTQERHEKFLYNLKKFQGDIFEAVTEIFYHTLKRSHSEGQNNFIKNVLLNMNYKIEKAFTKFLSKEELSQRYDEVFHLVDWESLNVSNEHDLYHILQILSAVTFHNLVHSISNELSIEEAVSKYKLEIKLLKTGLLKK